One window from the genome of Grus americana isolate bGruAme1 chromosome 2, bGruAme1.mat, whole genome shotgun sequence encodes:
- the PABPC1 gene encoding polyadenylate-binding protein 1 isoform X1: MNPSAPSYPMASLYVGDLHPDVTEAMLYEKFSPAGPILSIRVCRDMITRRSLGYAYVNFQQPADAERALDTMNFDVIKGKPVRIMWSQRDPSLRKSGVGNIFIKNLDKSIDNKALYDTFSAFGNILSCKVVCDENGSKGYGFVHFETQEAAERAIEKMNGMLLNDRKVFVGRFKSRKEREAELGARAKEFTNVYIKNFGEDMDDERLKELFGKFGPALSVKVMTDESGKSKGFGFVSFERHEDAQKAVDEMNGKELNGKQIYVGRAQKKVERQTELKRKFEQMKQDRITRYQGVNLYVKNLDDGIDDERLRKEFSPFGTITSAKVMMEGGRSKGFGFVCFSSPEEATKAVTEMNGRIVATKPLYVALAQRKEERQAHLTNQYMQRMASVRAVPNPVINPYQPAPPSGYFMAAIPQTQNRAAYYPTNQLAQLARPSPRWTAQGARPHPFQNMPGAIRPAAPRPPFSTMRPASSQVPRVMSTQRVANTSTQTMGPRPAAAATAATPAVRTVPQYKYAAGVRNPQQHLNTQPQVAMQQPAVHVQGQEPLTASMLASAPPQEQKQMLGERLFPLIQSMHPTLAGKITGMLLEIDNSELLHMLESPESLRSKVDEAVAVLQAHQAKEAAQKAVNNPTGVPSV, encoded by the exons ATGAACCCCAGCGCCCCCAGCTACCCCATGGCCTCCCTCTACGTGGGGGACCTGCACCCCGACGTGACGGAGGCCATGCTCTACGAGAAGTTCAGCCCTGCCGGGCCCATCCTTTCCATCCGCGTCTGCAGGGACATGATCACCCGCCGGTCGCTCGGCTACGCCTATGTCAACTTCCAGCAACCCGCCGACG CTGAACGAGCTTTGGATACCATGAACTTTGATGTCATTAAAGGCAAACCAGTGCGCATCATGTGGTCTCAGCGCGATCCGTCTCTACGCAAAAGCGGTGTTGGAAACATCTTCATCAAAAACTTGGACAAATCAATTGATAACAAAGCTTTGTATgacacattttctgcttttggaaacaTCCTGTCTTGTAAG GTGGTATGTGATGAAAATGGGTCCAAGGGTTATGGATTTGTACATTTTGAGACAcaagaagctgcagaaagagcTATTGAAAAAATGAATGGTATGCTGCTTAATGACCGCAAAGT ATTTGTTGGAAGGTTTAAATCCCGCAAGGAACGTGAGGCAGAACTTGGAGCCAGAGCAAAGGAATTCACCAATGTTTACATCAAGAATTTTGGAGAAGACATGGATGATGAGAGACTTAAGGAACTCTTTGGCAAGTTTG GTCCTGCCCTAAGTGTGAAAGTTATGACCGATGAGAGTGGAAAATCCAAAGGCTTTGGCTTCGTTAGTTTTGAAAGACATGAAGATGCCCAAAAA GCTGTAGATGAGATGAATGGGAAAGAGCTCAATGGGAAACAAATCTACGTTGGCCGGGCTCAGAAAAAGGTGGAAAGACAGACAGAGCTGAAGCGCAAGTTTGAACAAATGAAGCAGGACAGGATCACCAGATACCAG ggtgtAAACCTTTATGTGAAAAATCTTGATGATGGGATTGATGATGAGCGTCTTCGAAAAGAATTCTCCCCATTTGGTACAATCACTAGTGCAAAG GTCATGATGGAAGGTGGCCGCAGCAAAGGATTTGGCTTTGTATGCTTTTCATCACCAGAAGAAGCCACTAAAGCTGTCACAGAAATGAATGGTAGAATTGTGGCTACTAAACCATTATATGTAGCTCTAGCCCAGCGTAAAGAAGAGCGCCAAGCTCATCTCACCAACCAGTATATGCAGCGAATGGCAAGTGTAAGAGCAGTACCTAATCCTGTAATCAACCCGTACCAACCAGCACCTCCTTCAGGTTACTTCATGGCAGCTATCCCACAG ACTCAGAACCGTGCTGCATACTATCCTACTAATCAACTCGCTCAACTTGCTAGACCTAGTCCTCGCTGGACTGCTCAGGGTGCCAGACCTCATC CGTTCCAAAACATGCCTGGTGCAATccgcccagcagcacccagaccACCATTTAGTACCATGAGACCAGCTTCTTCACAAGTTCCACGAGTCATGTCAACACAACGTGTTG ctaataCATCAACACAAACAATGGGTCCAcgtcctgcagcagcagccactgcagCTACTCCGGCCGTACGCACAGTACCACAATACAAATATGCTGCAGGTGTTCGTAATCCTCAGCAACATCTTAATACACAGCCTCAGGTTGCTATGCAGCAG CCTGCTGTCCATGTGCAAGGTCAGGAACCCTTGACTGCTTCCATGTTGGCTTCTGCCCCTCCACAAGAGCAAAAGCAGATGTTAG GTGAACGTCTATTTCCTCTCATTCAAAGCATGCACCCTACTCTGGCGGGTAAGATCACTGGTATGTTGTTGGAGATTGACAACTCTGAACTCCTCCACATGCTCGAGTCTCCTGAGTCTCTTCGTTCGAAG GTTGATGAAGCTGTAGCCGTACTACAAGCCCACCAAGCTAAAGAGGCTGCTCAAAAGGCAGTTAATAATCCCACTGGGGTTCCAAGTGTTTAA
- the PABPC1 gene encoding polyadenylate-binding protein 1 isoform X2: protein MNPSAPSYPMASLYVGDLHPDVTEAMLYEKFSPAGPILSIRVCRDMITRRSLGYAYVNFQQPADAERALDTMNFDVIKGKPVRIMWSQRDPSLRKSGVGNIFIKNLDKSIDNKALYDTFSAFGNILSCKVVCDENGSKGYGFVHFETQEAAERAIEKMNGMLLNDRKVFVGRFKSRKEREAELGARAKEFTNVYIKNFGEDMDDERLKELFGPALSVKVMTDESGKSKGFGFVSFERHEDAQKAVDEMNGKELNGKQIYVGRAQKKVERQTELKRKFEQMKQDRITRYQGVNLYVKNLDDGIDDERLRKEFSPFGTITSAKVMMEGGRSKGFGFVCFSSPEEATKAVTEMNGRIVATKPLYVALAQRKEERQAHLTNQYMQRMASVRAVPNPVINPYQPAPPSGYFMAAIPQTQNRAAYYPTNQLAQLARPSPRWTAQGARPHPFQNMPGAIRPAAPRPPFSTMRPASSQVPRVMSTQRVANTSTQTMGPRPAAAATAATPAVRTVPQYKYAAGVRNPQQHLNTQPQVAMQQPAVHVQGQEPLTASMLASAPPQEQKQMLGERLFPLIQSMHPTLAGKITGMLLEIDNSELLHMLESPESLRSKVDEAVAVLQAHQAKEAAQKAVNNPTGVPSV from the exons ATGAACCCCAGCGCCCCCAGCTACCCCATGGCCTCCCTCTACGTGGGGGACCTGCACCCCGACGTGACGGAGGCCATGCTCTACGAGAAGTTCAGCCCTGCCGGGCCCATCCTTTCCATCCGCGTCTGCAGGGACATGATCACCCGCCGGTCGCTCGGCTACGCCTATGTCAACTTCCAGCAACCCGCCGACG CTGAACGAGCTTTGGATACCATGAACTTTGATGTCATTAAAGGCAAACCAGTGCGCATCATGTGGTCTCAGCGCGATCCGTCTCTACGCAAAAGCGGTGTTGGAAACATCTTCATCAAAAACTTGGACAAATCAATTGATAACAAAGCTTTGTATgacacattttctgcttttggaaacaTCCTGTCTTGTAAG GTGGTATGTGATGAAAATGGGTCCAAGGGTTATGGATTTGTACATTTTGAGACAcaagaagctgcagaaagagcTATTGAAAAAATGAATGGTATGCTGCTTAATGACCGCAAAGT ATTTGTTGGAAGGTTTAAATCCCGCAAGGAACGTGAGGCAGAACTTGGAGCCAGAGCAAAGGAATTCACCAATGTTTACATCAAGAATTTTGGAGAAGACATGGATGATGAGAGACTTAAGGAACTCTTTG GTCCTGCCCTAAGTGTGAAAGTTATGACCGATGAGAGTGGAAAATCCAAAGGCTTTGGCTTCGTTAGTTTTGAAAGACATGAAGATGCCCAAAAA GCTGTAGATGAGATGAATGGGAAAGAGCTCAATGGGAAACAAATCTACGTTGGCCGGGCTCAGAAAAAGGTGGAAAGACAGACAGAGCTGAAGCGCAAGTTTGAACAAATGAAGCAGGACAGGATCACCAGATACCAG ggtgtAAACCTTTATGTGAAAAATCTTGATGATGGGATTGATGATGAGCGTCTTCGAAAAGAATTCTCCCCATTTGGTACAATCACTAGTGCAAAG GTCATGATGGAAGGTGGCCGCAGCAAAGGATTTGGCTTTGTATGCTTTTCATCACCAGAAGAAGCCACTAAAGCTGTCACAGAAATGAATGGTAGAATTGTGGCTACTAAACCATTATATGTAGCTCTAGCCCAGCGTAAAGAAGAGCGCCAAGCTCATCTCACCAACCAGTATATGCAGCGAATGGCAAGTGTAAGAGCAGTACCTAATCCTGTAATCAACCCGTACCAACCAGCACCTCCTTCAGGTTACTTCATGGCAGCTATCCCACAG ACTCAGAACCGTGCTGCATACTATCCTACTAATCAACTCGCTCAACTTGCTAGACCTAGTCCTCGCTGGACTGCTCAGGGTGCCAGACCTCATC CGTTCCAAAACATGCCTGGTGCAATccgcccagcagcacccagaccACCATTTAGTACCATGAGACCAGCTTCTTCACAAGTTCCACGAGTCATGTCAACACAACGTGTTG ctaataCATCAACACAAACAATGGGTCCAcgtcctgcagcagcagccactgcagCTACTCCGGCCGTACGCACAGTACCACAATACAAATATGCTGCAGGTGTTCGTAATCCTCAGCAACATCTTAATACACAGCCTCAGGTTGCTATGCAGCAG CCTGCTGTCCATGTGCAAGGTCAGGAACCCTTGACTGCTTCCATGTTGGCTTCTGCCCCTCCACAAGAGCAAAAGCAGATGTTAG GTGAACGTCTATTTCCTCTCATTCAAAGCATGCACCCTACTCTGGCGGGTAAGATCACTGGTATGTTGTTGGAGATTGACAACTCTGAACTCCTCCACATGCTCGAGTCTCCTGAGTCTCTTCGTTCGAAG GTTGATGAAGCTGTAGCCGTACTACAAGCCCACCAAGCTAAAGAGGCTGCTCAAAAGGCAGTTAATAATCCCACTGGGGTTCCAAGTGTTTAA